In Chaetodon auriga isolate fChaAug3 chromosome 7, fChaAug3.hap1, whole genome shotgun sequence, a genomic segment contains:
- the LOC143323137 gene encoding uncharacterized protein LOC143323137 isoform X2 codes for MSVPWRDEDEESRVGGVRGGMRAKPRFSFTEVKLLLEAVKRNRYIILRKFNHGVSAEAKKQTWAEITDQINSLGENHREVRQIMKKWADLKCDGKRRIIALRGPNGNNLRKKNLGPVERMVHKILMMSPRGDGNSDLEFGEDDDFSKIYSKDPPSNPPPYSYLNLTDSSYSLPGGSSFDISPLSSPEKELGERTADFEDNEDSKFSSYPPSLPAPSSTSLDPLPDVLLRIKPVHTYSRNNSQNSASSRPPPGPSSSVASTSSVFPDADAASFSAAPPPPQSPTSSNMTASSVPAPSSSSSTSFALPPASSSKSAAANDSTSHHAPSTSSNPPPPAPSASSVAVSSSSVAPSSSVPFNSHQPSPSSSVLPPNHTTTSGSNPSDPLPAGASSRRAQDHVAQMASQSLQQQRASRMLLTSVSQSLETLAQSVQLLVESQQEFVQESLLLQRETVDILRDFSNTTLTMLRDKANSGQMATHHHHHHPASRF; via the exons GGAAGTTCAACCACGGTGTGTCGGCCGAAGCCAAGAAACAGACCTGGGCTGAAATCACCGATCAGATCAACAGTCTGGGAGAGAATCACAGAGAG GTGCGTCAGATCATGAAGAAATGGGCGGATCTCAAATGTGATGGAAAGCGGCGCATCATAGCCCTCCGGGGCCCAAATGGCAACAACCTGAGGAAGAAGAACCTGGGCCCTGTGGAGAGGATGGTCCATAAGATACTGATGATGAGTcccagaggag ACGGCAACAGTGATCTGGAGTTTGGCGAAGACGACGATTTTTCAAAGATTTACAGTAAAGACCCGCCCTCAAACCCTCCCCCCTACTCCTACCTCAACCTGACGGACAGTTCCTACTCCTTACCCGGAGGATCCTCCTTTgacatttctcctctctcctcacctgaGAAAGAACTTGGAG AACGGACGGCAGACTTTGAGGACAACGAGGACTCCAAGTTCTCCTCCtatcctccctctcttcctgcgccctcctccacctccctggaCCCCCTGCCTGACGTCCTGCTGAGGATCAAGCCGGTCCACACCTACTCCCGAAACAACAGCCAGAACAGCGCCTCGTCCAGACCTCCGCCTGGACCGTCTTCCTCTGTGGCCTCCACCTCTTCCGTTTTCCCTGATGCAGACGCCGCCTCGTTCTCTGCTGCGCCTCCCCCGCCGCAGTCCCCCACAAGCTCCAACATGActgcctcctctgtccctgctccctcctcctcttcttccaccTCATTCgctcttcctcctgcctcctcctctaaATCTGCTGCAGCCAATGACTCTACCTCTCACCATGCGCCCTCCACGTCCTCCAACCCAccacctcctgctccttctgcttcctctgttgCTGTATCCTCCTCTTCCGttgctccctcctcttctgtcccCTTCAACTCTCATCagccttctccctcctcctcagtcctccCACCCAATCATACCACCACCTCAGGCTCAAACCCATCTGACCCTCTGCCAGCTGGAGCGTCCTCCCGCAGGGCCCAGGACCACGTGGCCCAGATGGCCTCTCagagcctccagcagcagcgagCCAGCAGGATGCTTCTGACCTCGGTGTCTCAGTCTCTGGAGACGTTGGCTCAGTCTgtccagctgctggtggagagCCAGCAGGAGTTTGTGCAggagtctctgctgctgcagagggagacgGTGGACATCCTGAGGGATTTCTCCAACACCACGCTGACTATGCTTAGAGACAAAGCTAACAGTGGACAAATGGctacacatcatcatcatcatcacccgGCTTCACGCTTCTGA
- the LOC143323137 gene encoding uncharacterized protein LOC143323137 isoform X3, translating to MSVPWRDEDEESRVGGVRGGMRAKPRFSFTEVKLLLEAVKRNRYIILRKFNHGVSAEAKKQTWAEITDQINSLGENHREVRQIMKKWADLKCDGKRRIIALRGPNGNNLRKKNLGPVERMVHKILMMSPRGDGNSDLEFGEDDDFSKIYSKDPPSNPPPYSYLNLTDSSYSLPGGSSFDISPLSSPEKELGAERTADFEDNEDSKFSSYPPSLPAPSSTSLDPLPDVLLRIKPVHTYSRNNSQNSASSRPPPGPSSSVASTSSVFPDADAASFSAAPPPPQSPTSSNMTASSVPAPSSSSSTSFALPPASSSKSAAANDSTSHHAPSTSSNPPPPAPSASSVAPSPSSSVLPPNHTTTSGSNPSDPLPAGASSRRAQDHVAQMASQSLQQQRASRMLLTSVSQSLETLAQSVQLLVESQQEFVQESLLLQRETVDILRDFSNTTLTMLRDKANSGQMATHHHHHHPASRF from the exons GGAAGTTCAACCACGGTGTGTCGGCCGAAGCCAAGAAACAGACCTGGGCTGAAATCACCGATCAGATCAACAGTCTGGGAGAGAATCACAGAGAG GTGCGTCAGATCATGAAGAAATGGGCGGATCTCAAATGTGATGGAAAGCGGCGCATCATAGCCCTCCGGGGCCCAAATGGCAACAACCTGAGGAAGAAGAACCTGGGCCCTGTGGAGAGGATGGTCCATAAGATACTGATGATGAGTcccagaggag ACGGCAACAGTGATCTGGAGTTTGGCGAAGACGACGATTTTTCAAAGATTTACAGTAAAGACCCGCCCTCAAACCCTCCCCCCTACTCCTACCTCAACCTGACGGACAGTTCCTACTCCTTACCCGGAGGATCCTCCTTTgacatttctcctctctcctcacctgaGAAAGAACTTGGAG CAGAACGGACGGCAGACTTTGAGGACAACGAGGACTCCAAGTTCTCCTCCtatcctccctctcttcctgcgccctcctccacctccctggaCCCCCTGCCTGACGTCCTGCTGAGGATCAAGCCGGTCCACACCTACTCCCGAAACAACAGCCAGAACAGCGCCTCGTCCAGACCTCCGCCTGGACCGTCTTCCTCTGTGGCCTCCACCTCTTCCGTTTTCCCTGATGCAGACGCCGCCTCGTTCTCTGCTGCGCCTCCCCCGCCGCAGTCCCCCACAAGCTCCAACATGActgcctcctctgtccctgctccctcctcctcttcttccaccTCATTCgctcttcctcctgcctcctcctctaaATCTGCTGCAGCCAATGACTCTACCTCTCACCATGCGCCCTCCACGTCCTCCAACCCAccacctcctgctccttctgcttcctctgttgCT ccttctccctcctcctcagtcctccCACCCAATCATACCACCACCTCAGGCTCAAACCCATCTGACCCTCTGCCAGCTGGAGCGTCCTCCCGCAGGGCCCAGGACCACGTGGCCCAGATGGCCTCTCagagcctccagcagcagcgagCCAGCAGGATGCTTCTGACCTCGGTGTCTCAGTCTCTGGAGACGTTGGCTCAGTCTgtccagctgctggtggagagCCAGCAGGAGTTTGTGCAggagtctctgctgctgcagagggagacgGTGGACATCCTGAGGGATTTCTCCAACACCACGCTGACTATGCTTAGAGACAAAGCTAACAGTGGACAAATGGctacacatcatcatcatcatcacccgGCTTCACGCTTCTGA
- the LOC143323137 gene encoding uncharacterized protein LOC143323137 isoform X1, producing the protein MSVPWRDEDEESRVGGVRGGMRAKPRFSFTEVKLLLEAVKRNRYIILRKFNHGVSAEAKKQTWAEITDQINSLGENHREVRQIMKKWADLKCDGKRRIIALRGPNGNNLRKKNLGPVERMVHKILMMSPRGDGNSDLEFGEDDDFSKIYSKDPPSNPPPYSYLNLTDSSYSLPGGSSFDISPLSSPEKELGAERTADFEDNEDSKFSSYPPSLPAPSSTSLDPLPDVLLRIKPVHTYSRNNSQNSASSRPPPGPSSSVASTSSVFPDADAASFSAAPPPPQSPTSSNMTASSVPAPSSSSSTSFALPPASSSKSAAANDSTSHHAPSTSSNPPPPAPSASSVAVSSSSVAPSSSVPFNSHQPSPSSSVLPPNHTTTSGSNPSDPLPAGASSRRAQDHVAQMASQSLQQQRASRMLLTSVSQSLETLAQSVQLLVESQQEFVQESLLLQRETVDILRDFSNTTLTMLRDKANSGQMATHHHHHHPASRF; encoded by the exons GGAAGTTCAACCACGGTGTGTCGGCCGAAGCCAAGAAACAGACCTGGGCTGAAATCACCGATCAGATCAACAGTCTGGGAGAGAATCACAGAGAG GTGCGTCAGATCATGAAGAAATGGGCGGATCTCAAATGTGATGGAAAGCGGCGCATCATAGCCCTCCGGGGCCCAAATGGCAACAACCTGAGGAAGAAGAACCTGGGCCCTGTGGAGAGGATGGTCCATAAGATACTGATGATGAGTcccagaggag ACGGCAACAGTGATCTGGAGTTTGGCGAAGACGACGATTTTTCAAAGATTTACAGTAAAGACCCGCCCTCAAACCCTCCCCCCTACTCCTACCTCAACCTGACGGACAGTTCCTACTCCTTACCCGGAGGATCCTCCTTTgacatttctcctctctcctcacctgaGAAAGAACTTGGAG CAGAACGGACGGCAGACTTTGAGGACAACGAGGACTCCAAGTTCTCCTCCtatcctccctctcttcctgcgccctcctccacctccctggaCCCCCTGCCTGACGTCCTGCTGAGGATCAAGCCGGTCCACACCTACTCCCGAAACAACAGCCAGAACAGCGCCTCGTCCAGACCTCCGCCTGGACCGTCTTCCTCTGTGGCCTCCACCTCTTCCGTTTTCCCTGATGCAGACGCCGCCTCGTTCTCTGCTGCGCCTCCCCCGCCGCAGTCCCCCACAAGCTCCAACATGActgcctcctctgtccctgctccctcctcctcttcttccaccTCATTCgctcttcctcctgcctcctcctctaaATCTGCTGCAGCCAATGACTCTACCTCTCACCATGCGCCCTCCACGTCCTCCAACCCAccacctcctgctccttctgcttcctctgttgCTGTATCCTCCTCTTCCGttgctccctcctcttctgtcccCTTCAACTCTCATCagccttctccctcctcctcagtcctccCACCCAATCATACCACCACCTCAGGCTCAAACCCATCTGACCCTCTGCCAGCTGGAGCGTCCTCCCGCAGGGCCCAGGACCACGTGGCCCAGATGGCCTCTCagagcctccagcagcagcgagCCAGCAGGATGCTTCTGACCTCGGTGTCTCAGTCTCTGGAGACGTTGGCTCAGTCTgtccagctgctggtggagagCCAGCAGGAGTTTGTGCAggagtctctgctgctgcagagggagacgGTGGACATCCTGAGGGATTTCTCCAACACCACGCTGACTATGCTTAGAGACAAAGCTAACAGTGGACAAATGGctacacatcatcatcatcatcacccgGCTTCACGCTTCTGA